A DNA window from Zingiber officinale cultivar Zhangliang chromosome 3A, Zo_v1.1, whole genome shotgun sequence contains the following coding sequences:
- the LOC122050362 gene encoding uncharacterized protein LOC122050362: MYKQPAFDHPLLKNHTLQLKPSSLPKGMKLAKSKPDSFYAFNDSCPSGTVLVHRTQKQDLIESKLLRTQFTKQVVADDRIVEQNHFAIIETPFAQFYGVYAKMATYKLPDLQANQTSSSSIYLFGDAKSPTNMIIAGWQVSPSVYETSYPRFFTYWTSDANVKTGCLNLQCAGFVSTTNIYGPGSFIPQFSTYGGEQKYLSILIARDSITGNWWITYNDELPLGYFPKELLPKMNDYADIIQMGGRVKSPSNVPSPPMGSGHPSNEGPNKAAYFIEIQFIDQSNNWFVLNPKDILPGIDIGDYYNISDNQYVDDKYVFAYGGGGGFK; this comes from the exons ATGTATAAGCAACCAGCATTTGACCATCCTTTGTTGAAAAATCACACTCTCCAG TTAAAACCAAGTAGTCTTCCAAAAGGAATGAAGCTTGCAAAATCTAAACCAGATTCTTTTTATGCATTTAATGATTCTTGTCCTTCTGGCACTGTGCTCGTCCACCGGACTCAGAAACAAGATTTAATTGAGTCTAAACTCTTGAGAACCCAATTTACAAAACAAGTTGTAGCTGATGACCGAATTGTGGAACAAAATCAC TTTGCAATAATTGAAACTCCATTTGCTCAATTTTATGGAGTATACGCAAAAATGGCGACATATAAGCTTCCAGATCTACAAGCTAATCAAACATCATCCAGTAGTATATATCTTTTTGGCGATGCAAAATCTCCAACTAATATGATCATAGCTGGTTGGCAA GTTTCACCATCCGTTTATGAAACCAGTTATCCTCGATTTTTTACTTATTGGACC AGTGATGCTAATGTTAAAACGGGATGTTTGAATTTGCAATGCGCTGGTTTTGTTAGCACCACTAATATTTATGGACCTGGAAGTTTTATTCCTCAATTTTCCACTTATGGCGGCGAACAGAAATATCTATCGATATTAATCGCTAGG GATTCTATAACTGGCAATTGGTGGATTACATATAATGATGAGCTACCTTTGGGATATTTCCCCAAGGAATTACTTCCAAAGATGAATGATTATGCCGACATTATACAAATGGGTGGACGAGTTAAGTCTCCCTCGAATGTGCCAAGCCCTCCGATGGGCAGTGGTCATCCAAGTAATGAAGGACCTAATAAAGCTGCTTATTTCATTGAAATTCAATTTATTGATCAGTCGAATAACTGGTTTGTTTTGAATCCTAAGGATATTTTGCCTGGGATTGATATTGGTGATTATTATAATATATCAGATAATCAGTATGTAGATGATAAATATGTTTTTGCTTATGGAGGAGGTGGAGGTTTCAAATAA